The Hymenobacter sp. GOD-10R genome includes a window with the following:
- a CDS encoding xanthine dehydrogenase family protein molybdopterin-binding subunit, giving the protein MKEQLQKSQSGAIGEPMDRVDGRLKVTGAAKYSAEYQLPNMAHAVLVGSTITKGSIKSIDTRQAERAPGVLAVITHLNSPKVPGFAERDHPAEPATAGQPLRVFHDNKVLFNDQPIAAVVADTLERARYAASLVKAQYDQDKHQTNLEANLGQGYLPVQAKKNPKSPLADYQRGEVDAYKNGAAKLEAEYVIPSEMHNPMELQSIIAHWEAPDKLTVYDKTQAVIGTQKAFAKDWGIPEANVKVIATFVGGAFGNGLHTWPHETAAIIAAKKVGRPVKLVLTREQMFTMVGYRPYTWQKIGMSATPDGKLTAITHESVGQTSSYEQFTESTLQQTRMMYTSPNVTTRYRIASLDVSTPIWMRGPGEATGAFALESAIDEMAHAVNLDPLEFRLRNHTDTDPDNGKPWSTKYLKECFQMGAERIGWSNRKQQPGSVKNGDWLVGYGMGVGTFGAHRGSAKMKAILTKKGTVVLQSATTDIGPGTGTAMVQIAATTLGLSPDKITFQLGNSTFPTAPSQGGSSTVNTVGAAVQDACIALQNKLHQLASATPNGGVFSAAKPSDIVIQEGHLSLANDKLAKAAYSDLLRQNNEAEVEVTIESKPGGDRDKYSMYSYSVHFVQVHVHSLTGEVRVKKVISCADAGTIVNQKTAGNQMMGGAVGGIGMALTEGAVMDDRFGRYVTKDLADYHVPVHADAPNMEFAFVNKPDPHVNALGTKGIGEIAIIGMAPAIANAVFNATGKRIRELPITPDKLI; this is encoded by the coding sequence ATGAAAGAACAACTTCAGAAAAGTCAGAGCGGCGCCATTGGCGAACCGATGGACCGGGTAGATGGTCGGCTGAAAGTAACGGGTGCCGCCAAGTACTCGGCTGAGTACCAATTGCCTAACATGGCGCATGCCGTGTTGGTGGGCAGTACTATTACCAAGGGCAGCATCAAGAGCATCGACACGCGTCAGGCGGAGCGGGCGCCAGGGGTGCTAGCCGTTATTACCCACCTGAACTCACCCAAGGTACCGGGCTTCGCCGAGCGCGACCACCCCGCCGAGCCTGCTACGGCCGGGCAGCCGTTGCGCGTTTTCCACGACAACAAGGTGCTGTTCAACGACCAGCCCATTGCCGCCGTCGTGGCCGATACATTGGAGCGGGCCCGCTACGCTGCGTCGCTGGTGAAAGCGCAATACGACCAGGATAAGCACCAGACCAATCTGGAGGCCAACCTAGGTCAAGGGTATTTGCCCGTTCAAGCCAAAAAGAACCCTAAGTCGCCGCTAGCCGACTACCAGCGCGGCGAGGTAGATGCCTACAAAAATGGCGCTGCCAAACTGGAAGCCGAGTACGTCATTCCATCCGAGATGCACAATCCGATGGAGCTGCAATCGATTATTGCCCATTGGGAGGCGCCCGACAAGCTGACGGTGTACGATAAGACGCAGGCGGTGATTGGAACTCAGAAGGCGTTTGCCAAAGACTGGGGCATTCCGGAAGCCAATGTGAAGGTGATTGCCACGTTCGTGGGTGGTGCTTTCGGCAACGGGTTGCACACTTGGCCTCACGAAACTGCGGCCATTATTGCGGCCAAGAAAGTAGGTCGCCCGGTGAAGCTGGTGCTAACCCGCGAGCAGATGTTCACGATGGTTGGCTACCGGCCCTACACCTGGCAGAAGATTGGGATGAGCGCTACGCCCGACGGCAAGCTGACGGCTATTACCCACGAGTCAGTGGGGCAAACATCAAGCTACGAGCAATTTACCGAATCGACGTTGCAGCAGACGCGGATGATGTACACGTCGCCCAACGTGACGACCCGCTACCGCATCGCCTCGCTCGACGTGAGCACGCCGATCTGGATGCGCGGTCCGGGGGAAGCGACTGGCGCCTTCGCCCTCGAATCGGCCATTGATGAAATGGCGCACGCCGTAAACCTAGATCCACTAGAATTTCGCCTGCGCAACCACACCGATACGGACCCTGACAACGGCAAGCCCTGGTCGACGAAGTACTTAAAAGAGTGCTTCCAAATGGGGGCGGAACGCATTGGGTGGAGCAACCGGAAGCAGCAGCCTGGCTCAGTGAAAAACGGTGACTGGCTCGTGGGCTACGGTATGGGTGTGGGCACGTTTGGCGCGCACCGCGGCTCGGCGAAGATGAAGGCCATCCTGACGAAAAAAGGCACAGTCGTACTCCAAAGTGCCACCACCGACATCGGGCCAGGTACCGGTACCGCTATGGTGCAGATTGCCGCTACTACCCTGGGCCTGTCACCAGACAAAATCACGTTTCAGCTAGGTAATTCCACGTTTCCGACGGCGCCCTCGCAGGGAGGCTCCTCCACGGTGAATACGGTGGGGGCGGCCGTGCAAGACGCCTGTATCGCGCTGCAAAACAAACTGCACCAGCTAGCTTCGGCCACGCCCAATGGTGGGGTTTTTAGCGCTGCCAAACCCAGCGATATTGTTATCCAGGAAGGGCACCTGAGCCTAGCCAATGACAAGCTGGCGAAGGCGGCTTACTCGGATCTGCTCAGGCAAAACAACGAGGCCGAAGTGGAAGTGACCATCGAATCGAAGCCAGGCGGCGACCGGGATAAGTACTCGATGTACTCGTACTCGGTGCATTTCGTGCAAGTGCACGTGCATTCGCTCACGGGCGAAGTGCGGGTGAAGAAAGTCATTTCCTGCGCCGATGCGGGCACCATCGTCAACCAGAAAACGGCCGGTAACCAGATGATGGGCGGCGCTGTGGGCGGTATCGGTATGGCTTTAACCGAAGGCGCCGTAATGGACGACCGATTCGGCCGCTACGTCACGAAGGACCTAGCCGACTACCACGTACCCGTGCACGCCGACGCGCCAAACATGGAGTTTGCTTTCGTGAATAAGCCCGACCCGCACGTGAATGCCCTAGGTACCAAAGGCATCGGTGAAATTGCCATCATTGGTATGGCGCCAGCCATTGCTAATGCCGTGTTCAACGCCACAGGTAAGCGCATTCGCGAGTTGCCCATCACCCCAGATAAGCTGATCTAG
- a CDS encoding M13 family metallopeptidase, translating into MNKVASVGRWLLLSALTGPLLAGCQSNNKSTASQPDLLKANLDTTVRPGDDFFTYANGAWLKKHPIPASESSWGIGSEVQEEVYARLKAINQEAAQANATAGSVQQKIGDFWATGIDSLKADKLGIQPLQPELNRIAALRTSQDVQDEIARLKPLGVNALFGLYVGQDAKNSEKMALQFWQAGLGLPNRDYYFNKDTRTANIRNEYAKHITKMFRLLGQDSVTAKANSAQVLKLETTLAGSSRKLEALRDPYANYNKMTVADLGKRTGLDWQAWLAKVDLAKADTVIVGQPEFYKTAGQLLKTTPVSVWQAYLQWHLVNAFADNLSRPLDNEHFHFYGTILRGQKEQRARWKRVLDEEEDAMGEALGQLFVKEYFKPATKERHEKLVTNIVASFHDHIQKLDWMSDSTKQKALVKLGKITPKVGYPDKWKDYSTLKIDRSSYVQNVMRARQWAYQYNINKLGKPVDRTEWDMTPQTYNAYYNPSNNEIVLPAAIFAVPGLKDEDADDAIIYGYAGASTIGHELTHGFDDEGSQFDEKGNLRNWWTKNDRKLFQQRVNGIVRQFNGYQVLDSLHINGKATAGENIADLGGIVIALDAYKKTDEYKKGAKIGGLTPEQRYFLGYALGWQSHQRDEVLAQRVLTDVHSPANLRVNGPFADVPAFYQAFGVQPGQKLYRPDSARVKIW; encoded by the coding sequence ATGAATAAAGTCGCCTCCGTCGGCCGCTGGCTGCTGCTGAGCGCCTTGACGGGCCCGCTCCTGGCAGGTTGCCAGTCCAACAACAAGTCGACCGCTTCACAACCCGATCTGCTGAAGGCGAACCTCGACACCACCGTTCGCCCCGGCGACGACTTTTTCACCTACGCCAATGGGGCTTGGCTCAAGAAGCACCCTATTCCGGCCTCCGAAAGTTCGTGGGGTATTGGCTCCGAAGTGCAGGAGGAAGTGTACGCCCGCTTGAAGGCCATCAACCAGGAGGCTGCCCAAGCCAATGCCACTGCCGGCAGCGTACAACAGAAAATCGGAGACTTCTGGGCTACCGGCATAGACTCGTTGAAGGCCGACAAGCTAGGTATTCAGCCCCTGCAACCTGAGCTAAACCGCATTGCCGCCCTGCGCACTTCCCAGGATGTGCAGGATGAAATTGCCCGTTTGAAGCCACTTGGGGTGAATGCCCTATTTGGGCTGTATGTGGGGCAAGACGCCAAGAATAGCGAGAAAATGGCGTTGCAGTTTTGGCAGGCTGGCCTAGGTCTGCCCAACCGCGACTACTATTTCAATAAAGATACCCGCACGGCTAACATCCGTAATGAGTACGCCAAGCACATCACCAAAATGTTCCGGCTGCTCGGCCAGGATTCAGTGACGGCTAAGGCCAACAGTGCCCAAGTGCTGAAGCTCGAAACAACGCTGGCTGGCTCTTCGCGCAAGCTCGAAGCCCTGCGCGACCCGTACGCCAACTACAATAAGATGACCGTGGCCGACCTAGGTAAGCGCACCGGTCTCGACTGGCAAGCGTGGCTTGCGAAGGTAGACCTCGCCAAAGCCGATACGGTGATTGTGGGCCAGCCGGAGTTCTACAAAACAGCCGGTCAACTGCTGAAGACCACGCCGGTGTCTGTTTGGCAAGCATATTTGCAATGGCACCTGGTTAATGCTTTTGCCGACAACCTAAGCCGCCCGCTGGATAACGAGCATTTCCACTTCTACGGCACCATTTTGCGCGGCCAAAAAGAGCAGCGCGCCCGCTGGAAGCGCGTGCTGGATGAGGAAGAGGACGCCATGGGCGAGGCACTCGGGCAGCTATTCGTGAAGGAATACTTCAAGCCGGCCACCAAGGAGCGTCACGAAAAGCTGGTAACCAACATCGTAGCTTCTTTCCACGACCATATCCAGAAGCTCGACTGGATGAGCGATTCCACCAAACAAAAGGCTTTGGTGAAGCTAGGTAAGATCACACCAAAAGTGGGCTACCCCGATAAGTGGAAAGATTACTCTACCCTCAAAATTGACCGCAGCTCTTACGTGCAAAATGTGATGCGGGCGCGGCAGTGGGCTTACCAATACAACATTAATAAGCTAGGCAAGCCCGTCGACCGCACCGAGTGGGACATGACGCCGCAGACCTACAATGCTTACTACAACCCCAGCAACAACGAAATCGTGTTGCCAGCCGCCATTTTTGCCGTGCCGGGCCTGAAGGATGAAGATGCCGACGACGCCATCATCTACGGGTACGCGGGCGCTTCTACCATCGGCCACGAGCTCACCCATGGCTTCGACGACGAGGGCAGCCAGTTTGACGAGAAGGGCAACCTGCGCAACTGGTGGACGAAGAACGACCGTAAGCTATTCCAGCAGCGCGTGAACGGCATTGTACGCCAGTTCAATGGCTACCAAGTACTCGACTCCCTGCATATCAATGGCAAAGCCACCGCCGGCGAGAACATTGCCGACCTAGGTGGTATCGTCATTGCGTTGGATGCCTACAAGAAAACCGACGAGTACAAGAAGGGGGCAAAGATCGGTGGCCTAACGCCCGAGCAGCGATACTTCCTCGGCTATGCCCTGGGCTGGCAGAGCCACCAACGCGACGAAGTGCTGGCCCAGCGCGTACTCACCGACGTGCACTCGCCCGCCAACCTGCGCGTGAACGGCCCCTTCGCCGACGTACCAGCGTTCTACCAAGCCTTCGGCGTGCAGCCAGGCCAGAAGCTCTACCGCCCAGATAGCGCCCGCGTGAAGATCTGGTAG
- a CDS encoding outer membrane beta-barrel protein — MKRFFSLLAFLLLTSLAAPAFARTTPPAFTDTIVVKLPNQAIMTLFVKNKAQLRQMRNYKLDSLMILLDTYITQAETAGKNSKNGQVTMEFYPDKDQPGKSMPEQIRVTVRNSRSAGSSNDHVEVRLGPSFGVVVDDDDNGDNVKVHVGHMDTSNRDSVRKAKSEARFNRPHHSNFTMDLGLNTLVNRGKPALGGYDYALRPLGSRYISFQWRHSWRLGAVGSPLYLVSGPEVAFNNYMFDNNARLFTTDTQSYIDRESTLNLQKSKLATTTLNLPLMAQLYFRDQKGHESFRLSAGGFAGYRLSSHTKLKYDRDGSTKKDKDRGSYNLEDFQYGLQGIIGVRGLDLFVKYNLNDLFKENRGPQAQTLSFGITFL, encoded by the coding sequence ATGAAACGCTTCTTTTCGCTGCTAGCTTTTCTGCTCTTGACCTCGCTAGCCGCGCCCGCTTTTGCCCGCACGACCCCACCCGCCTTCACCGACACCATTGTGGTGAAGCTGCCTAATCAGGCTATCATGACGCTGTTCGTCAAGAACAAAGCGCAACTCCGCCAGATGCGAAACTACAAGCTCGATTCGCTGATGATCCTGCTTGACACCTACATCACTCAGGCCGAAACCGCCGGTAAGAATTCCAAAAACGGTCAGGTCACGATGGAGTTTTACCCCGACAAAGACCAGCCTGGCAAATCGATGCCGGAGCAAATCCGGGTGACGGTGCGCAACTCCCGGAGCGCTGGGTCCAGCAACGACCACGTGGAAGTACGCCTCGGCCCTTCCTTCGGAGTGGTGGTAGACGATGACGACAACGGCGACAACGTGAAAGTGCACGTGGGCCACATGGACACCAGCAACCGCGACTCGGTACGTAAAGCCAAATCAGAAGCTCGGTTCAACCGCCCTCACCACAGCAACTTCACCATGGACCTAGGTCTGAACACGTTGGTGAACCGTGGCAAGCCCGCTCTTGGTGGTTATGATTACGCCCTGCGGCCTCTTGGCTCCCGCTACATCAGCTTTCAATGGCGGCACTCATGGCGCTTAGGCGCCGTAGGCAGCCCCTTGTACCTGGTGTCAGGCCCTGAAGTTGCCTTCAACAACTACATGTTCGACAACAACGCCCGCCTGTTTACAACCGACACCCAGTCGTATATCGACCGCGAATCGACGCTGAACCTGCAAAAGAGCAAGCTAGCTACCACCACGCTCAACTTGCCTCTGATGGCACAACTGTACTTCCGCGACCAGAAAGGCCACGAGTCGTTCCGCCTCAGCGCCGGCGGGTTCGCTGGCTACCGCCTCAGCAGCCACACCAAACTCAAATATGACCGCGACGGCAGCACCAAAAAGGACAAAGACCGGGGCAGCTATAACCTGGAAGATTTCCAGTACGGCTTGCAAGGCATCATCGGGGTGCGCGGATTGGACCTGTTCGTGAAGTACAACCTCAACGACTTATTCAAGGAAAACCGCGGTCCACAAGCCCAAACGCTCAGCTTCGGTATCACCTTCTTGTAG
- a CDS encoding sigma-70 family RNA polymerase sigma factor, which produces MNEADLIAACRQGSGRAQKLLYEQFAGLMLGVCMRYLRHREDAESAMLGGFVKVFRALDQYRHEGSFEGWIRRIMVNEALGQLRRKEPLHLAIDDYPTDLAITPADAESQLNAADMMAVLAELPAGYRTVFNLYALEGYSHPEIAELLGISEGTSKSQLSKARAMLQRRLAVANAQASGSTSSPKEYYATGRY; this is translated from the coding sequence GTGAATGAAGCTGACCTCATCGCCGCCTGCCGCCAAGGCAGTGGCCGGGCTCAAAAGCTGCTCTACGAGCAGTTTGCGGGCTTGATGCTGGGTGTGTGCATGCGCTATTTGCGGCACCGGGAAGACGCCGAGTCGGCTATGCTCGGTGGGTTTGTGAAAGTGTTTCGGGCCTTAGATCAATACCGGCACGAGGGCAGCTTCGAAGGGTGGATTCGCCGTATTATGGTCAACGAGGCCTTGGGGCAACTTCGCCGCAAAGAGCCTCTGCACCTAGCTATCGACGATTACCCCACCGACCTAGCCATCACCCCTGCCGACGCGGAGAGCCAGCTCAACGCCGCCGACATGATGGCCGTATTGGCCGAACTACCTGCGGGCTACCGCACGGTGTTTAACCTCTACGCGCTAGAGGGCTATTCTCACCCCGAAATTGCTGAGCTGCTGGGCATTTCGGAGGGCACTTCTAAATCGCAGCTGAGCAAGGCGCGGGCAATGCTCCAGCGCCGCCTCGCCGTCGCCAATGCCCAGGCGTCGGGCTCCACCTCCTCACCCAAAGAATATTATGCAACCGGAAGATATTGA
- a CDS encoding CoA-binding protein — protein sequence MKKTVVIGASDNPARYSYRAVNMLKSHGHEVVPVGIRKGQVAGLDIHTDRPTEESVDTVTLYVGPQNQPAWYDYILDLKPKRIIFNPGTENEELEQMAQAKGIRTEEACTLVMLSVGNY from the coding sequence ATGAAAAAGACCGTTGTCATTGGCGCCAGCGACAATCCTGCCCGCTATTCGTACCGCGCCGTTAATATGCTCAAAAGCCATGGCCACGAGGTGGTGCCCGTGGGCATCCGCAAGGGTCAGGTAGCCGGCCTAGACATTCACACCGATCGGCCCACCGAAGAAAGCGTGGATACCGTGACCCTCTACGTAGGGCCGCAGAACCAGCCCGCCTGGTACGATTATATCCTGGACCTCAAGCCGAAGCGCATCATCTTCAATCCCGGTACCGAGAACGAGGAGTTGGAGCAAATGGCGCAAGCCAAAGGTATTCGGACCGAAGAAGCATGCACGCTGGTGATGCTTTCCGTCGGTAACTACTAA
- a CDS encoding NAD(P)/FAD-dependent oxidoreductase yields MSDRKEIEVLLPPEVAYDEFARYRALLDAAGLQPGQADFVHLKRRSIDARGRQPLVRLRADVWLTPPPRDIFGPWFHYPDVSEAKRTVLIVGAGPAGLFAALRAIELGIKPIVVERGKDVRTRRRDLAALNKEHIVNPDSNYCFGEGGAGTYSDGKLYTRSTKRGDIQRILRILVQHGATPEILVDAHPHIGTNKLPLVVAALRDSVRQAGGEVRFDTRVTDLILEQQHLRGIVTAAGETIEADGVVLATGHSARDIYELLHRRGVLIEAKPFALGVRVEHPQALIDQAQYRRTDRGQLPAASYSLVHQTQWKGKQRGVFSFCMCPGGFIVPAATSPGEVVVNGMSPSRRDSRFANSGIVAAIELEDMDLAQHGPLAGLRLQQEIEQRACTLAGNTQLAPAQRLGDFLKNKVSPELLETSYQPGLVPVRMDDVLGAGLAERLRQGFRDFGKKIPGYATNAAQIVGVESRTSSPVRIPRDRDTLQHPEIKGLFPCGEGAGYAGGIVSAAMDGERCAEAMATLV; encoded by the coding sequence ATGTCTGATAGAAAAGAAATTGAAGTGCTGCTTCCGCCAGAAGTAGCCTACGACGAATTTGCGCGCTACCGTGCGCTGCTCGATGCCGCTGGCCTACAGCCTGGCCAAGCTGACTTTGTTCACCTCAAGCGCCGCTCCATCGATGCACGCGGGCGGCAACCGCTCGTGCGCCTGCGGGCCGATGTATGGCTCACGCCCCCACCCCGCGATATTTTTGGTCCCTGGTTTCACTACCCCGATGTCAGTGAGGCTAAGCGCACGGTGCTGATTGTAGGGGCGGGTCCGGCGGGCTTGTTTGCTGCGCTGCGCGCTATCGAGCTAGGTATCAAGCCCATTGTAGTGGAGCGGGGCAAAGACGTGCGCACCCGTCGCCGCGACCTAGCGGCGCTTAATAAGGAGCATATCGTGAACCCCGATTCCAACTACTGCTTCGGCGAAGGTGGGGCGGGTACCTACTCCGACGGCAAGCTTTACACCCGCTCTACGAAGCGCGGTGATATTCAACGGATCCTGCGGATTCTGGTGCAGCACGGCGCTACGCCCGAAATTTTGGTCGATGCCCACCCCCACATCGGCACGAATAAGCTGCCGCTGGTAGTGGCTGCCTTACGCGACTCAGTACGCCAAGCTGGGGGTGAAGTGCGCTTCGACACCCGCGTGACGGACTTGATTTTGGAGCAACAGCACCTGCGCGGCATCGTTACGGCCGCCGGCGAGACCATCGAGGCCGATGGCGTCGTCCTCGCGACCGGGCACTCGGCCCGCGATATTTACGAGCTGCTGCACCGCCGTGGGGTGCTCATTGAGGCCAAGCCCTTTGCCCTTGGCGTGCGCGTGGAACACCCACAAGCCCTCATCGACCAAGCCCAGTACCGCCGCACTGATCGAGGGCAGCTGCCCGCGGCTTCGTATTCGCTGGTGCACCAAACGCAATGGAAAGGCAAGCAGCGGGGCGTCTTTTCGTTTTGCATGTGTCCGGGCGGCTTTATTGTGCCGGCGGCCACGTCGCCGGGCGAAGTGGTAGTGAACGGCATGTCGCCCTCGCGCCGCGACTCACGCTTTGCTAACTCCGGTATTGTGGCTGCTATTGAGCTGGAAGACATGGACCTAGCCCAGCACGGTCCGTTGGCTGGCTTGCGCTTGCAACAGGAAATTGAGCAGCGGGCATGCACATTGGCGGGCAACACGCAGCTAGCGCCGGCCCAGCGGCTAGGTGACTTCTTGAAGAACAAAGTCTCGCCCGAACTGCTGGAAACATCATACCAACCGGGCCTCGTGCCGGTGCGCATGGACGATGTGCTCGGTGCTGGCCTGGCCGAGCGCCTGCGCCAAGGCTTCCGCGACTTTGGTAAGAAGATTCCGGGGTATGCGACTAACGCTGCCCAGATCGTAGGCGTGGAAAGTCGCACCTCTTCCCCCGTGCGCATTCCCCGCGACCGTGACACGCTCCAGCACCCCGAAATCAAAGGTCTATTTCCGTGCGGTGAGGGCGCAGGCTACGCAGGCGGCATCGTGTCGGCGGCCATGGATGGCGAGCGGTGCGCCGAGGCTATGGCCACGTTGGTTTAA
- a CDS encoding acyltransferase: MLYHKSAEVSEALRYSIKDKFVVDLTATGTPAPVDTSINSSTTKKTWFAGLNSIRFILAFIVVLSHCPNPIQVFLRDSSIGVVRYLGMFMAVSYVGVAAVIAFFIISGFVIHYPNKAGIRDIKKFYTKRVVRILIPLLTIQLIGMRFGNPERDVVWSLYCELIYYAIYPLLVRIRLTWHTKLLLSFAVASVIIFLVSKNDILSMLTQSDRHYSGEIWQFGIGYTWLIGLPYWLLGVNLAERIDSLNQQITTKKIWLLRSSMFFASVLCCVLRFHSFVPYGVSMLVIAVPMVKWLEAEILYYKTQRPVQILEKFGNFSYSLYLCHPLLIAILLPILPISNSSYLVYLFVCVVGAYVFYSLLEKPAHMIAEKISNNFLSAKVKNI; encoded by the coding sequence ATGCTCTACCACAAATCAGCAGAAGTTAGTGAAGCGTTACGCTATTCTATCAAGGACAAGTTTGTTGTTGATTTAACTGCTACAGGCACGCCTGCACCAGTTGATACTTCTATAAATTCGTCTACCACCAAGAAGACATGGTTTGCTGGACTAAATAGCATACGCTTTATTCTAGCTTTTATTGTGGTGTTATCGCATTGCCCTAACCCCATCCAGGTTTTCCTTCGCGATTCAAGTATAGGAGTTGTCAGGTACCTAGGTATGTTTATGGCCGTGTCATACGTTGGTGTGGCCGCAGTAATTGCTTTTTTTATTATATCCGGTTTCGTAATCCATTACCCTAACAAGGCGGGAATACGAGATATTAAAAAGTTTTATACCAAGAGAGTCGTTAGAATATTAATTCCGCTGCTCACTATTCAATTAATCGGCATGCGCTTTGGAAATCCAGAGCGTGATGTTGTGTGGAGCTTATATTGTGAGCTGATTTATTATGCTATCTATCCGCTGCTGGTTAGAATAAGACTCACTTGGCATACTAAATTACTCTTGTCTTTTGCCGTCGCTAGCGTCATTATTTTTCTTGTTAGCAAAAATGATATTCTATCCATGCTCACCCAGTCGGATAGGCACTACAGCGGCGAAATCTGGCAGTTCGGCATCGGGTACACATGGCTGATTGGCTTACCATACTGGCTGCTAGGGGTAAATCTGGCAGAACGGATCGATAGCCTGAATCAGCAGATAACTACCAAAAAAATATGGCTGCTACGGAGCAGTATGTTCTTTGCCTCCGTGCTGTGCTGCGTGCTAAGATTTCACTCCTTTGTGCCCTACGGTGTGTCAATGCTAGTCATAGCAGTACCGATGGTAAAATGGCTGGAAGCAGAGATACTGTATTATAAGACGCAGCGGCCTGTCCAAATTTTAGAAAAATTTGGTAATTTTTCTTACTCGCTGTATTTATGTCATCCTCTACTTATTGCTATTCTGTTGCCGATCTTGCCTATTAGTAATTCTTCTTACCTCGTTTATTTGTTTGTGTGTGTAGTAGGTGCGTATGTATTCTATTCGCTGCTGGAAAAACCAGCTCACATGATAGCTGAAAAAATAAGTAATAATTTTTTGAGTGCTAAAGTGAAGAATATTTAA
- the namA gene encoding NADPH dehydrogenase NamA: MAVQLFSPLRLRGLELKNRIVVSPMCEYSSQDGFANDWHLVHLGSRAVGGAGLILFEATAVSPEARITPDDLGIWKDEHIEGLRRITSFLEAHGSVPGIQLAHAGRKASTFSPWKGEGAVPAEQGWQTVAPSAVPFSPTYPQPVALDQTGIQKVLNDFREATRRSLEAGFKVIEIHAAHGYLLHEFYSPLSNQRTDDYGGSFENRIRLLLEIIDAVRETWPAEYPLLVRISATDWTEGGWTIEDSVRLAKVLKDKQIDLIDTSTGGNVPQAEIPVGPGYQVEFAARVKQEANIPTGAVGIITTAQQAEDILANNQADLILMARELLRDPYFPLHAAQELGADLEWPVQYQRAKRGK, translated from the coding sequence ATGGCAGTACAACTTTTTAGTCCGCTTCGCCTGCGCGGCCTTGAGCTCAAAAACAGAATCGTCGTTTCGCCTATGTGCGAATATTCCAGCCAGGATGGCTTCGCCAACGACTGGCACCTGGTTCACCTCGGCAGCCGGGCAGTAGGCGGCGCCGGACTCATCCTTTTCGAGGCAACGGCCGTGTCGCCCGAAGCCCGCATCACCCCCGACGACCTAGGTATTTGGAAAGATGAGCACATTGAAGGCCTGCGTCGTATTACCTCTTTCCTGGAAGCGCACGGCTCAGTGCCCGGAATTCAGCTTGCCCACGCCGGCCGCAAGGCCAGCACCTTTAGCCCTTGGAAGGGCGAAGGCGCCGTACCAGCCGAGCAGGGCTGGCAAACCGTCGCCCCGAGCGCGGTTCCCTTCTCCCCCACGTATCCACAGCCGGTGGCGCTCGACCAGACTGGCATCCAAAAGGTGCTCAACGACTTCCGCGAAGCCACCCGGCGTTCTTTGGAGGCTGGCTTTAAAGTCATTGAAATTCACGCTGCCCACGGCTACCTGCTACACGAGTTTTACTCGCCTCTGAGCAACCAGCGCACCGATGACTACGGTGGTTCTTTTGAAAACCGGATTCGTCTGCTGCTCGAAATCATCGACGCCGTACGCGAAACGTGGCCCGCCGAATACCCGCTTCTGGTGCGCATCTCAGCCACCGACTGGACCGAGGGCGGTTGGACCATCGAGGATTCCGTAAGGCTCGCAAAGGTGCTCAAGGACAAGCAGATCGACTTGATCGACACGTCTACTGGCGGCAACGTACCCCAGGCCGAGATTCCCGTGGGGCCAGGCTACCAGGTGGAGTTTGCCGCTCGCGTCAAGCAGGAAGCTAACATTCCGACGGGCGCCGTGGGTATTATTACTACCGCCCAGCAAGCCGAAGACATCCTGGCCAACAACCAAGCTGATCTAATTCTGATGGCTCGCGAGCTTCTGCGTGACCCTTATTTCCCGTTGCACGCCGCCCAGGAGCTAGGTGCCGATTTGGAGTGGCCTGTACAATACCAGCGCGCTAAACGAGGCAAGTAA
- a CDS encoding DUF2911 domain-containing protein, whose protein sequence is MKNLLSKRLATSLGLALFLCAAATTASHAQNTNMQTTKAPEDKSKRPSPPAKATATVGGATVTIDYSRPSVKGRKIFGELEPYGKVWRTGANEATTFEVSKDVKIEGQTLAAGKYGLFTIPGENEWTIIFNKTANQWGAFKYDASQDVLRVKVKPKKLAQLTEVFTINLDKSGKVAMMWENTEVDFTVTSSGKSSM, encoded by the coding sequence ATGAAAAACCTGCTCTCCAAACGCCTCGCTACCAGCCTAGGATTAGCGTTGTTCCTGTGTGCGGCGGCTACTACCGCGAGCCACGCCCAAAACACCAACATGCAGACCACCAAAGCGCCAGAAGATAAGTCGAAGCGCCCGAGCCCGCCGGCTAAGGCCACGGCTACCGTTGGTGGTGCTACTGTGACCATTGACTACAGCCGTCCTTCAGTGAAAGGCCGCAAAATATTCGGCGAACTAGAGCCGTACGGCAAGGTGTGGCGCACCGGCGCCAACGAAGCCACCACGTTTGAGGTCAGCAAAGACGTGAAGATCGAAGGCCAAACCCTAGCTGCCGGCAAATACGGCCTGTTCACCATTCCTGGCGAAAACGAGTGGACCATCATCTTCAACAAAACCGCCAATCAGTGGGGCGCTTTCAAGTACGACGCTAGCCAAGATGTGCTCCGCGTGAAAGTGAAACCAAAGAAGCTAGCGCAGCTCACCGAAGTGTTCACCATCAACCTCGACAAGTCGGGCAAGGTGGCTATGATGTGGGAAAATACCGAAGTTGACTTCACGGTAACTAGCAGCGGTAAGTCGTCGATGTAG